Genomic window (Geothermobacter ehrlichii):
TGGCGAAGCGCACATAGCCGTAGGTGCCCATCTTCAGCAGGATGGCGGCCAGGATGACCGAACCGGCAGTCGGCGCGTCGGTATGGGCATCAGGCAGCCAGGTGTGCACCGGGAACATCGGCACCTTGATGGCGAAGCTGAAAGCGAAGGCGAGGAAGAGCCAGAGCTGGTACTGCGCCGGGATGTTCACCTGGTAGAAGTGGGTGATGCTGAAGCCCTGGTCGAAGGGCACGCCGCTCTTCTGGGCGAAATAGTAGACGAAGATAATGGCCACCAGCATCAGCAGGGAGCCGACAGCGGTGTAGATGAAGAACTTGATGGCCGAGTAGATGCGCTTGGCGCCGCCCCAGATGCCGATCAGGAAGTACATCGGAATCAGCATCAGCTCCCAGAAGACGTAGAACAGGAAGAGGTCGAGGGAGATGAAGGCGCCGAGCATGGCCGTTTCGAGCAGCAGGAGCAGAGCCATGAAGCCCTTGACGTTCTTCTCCACGGCCTGCCAGGTCGACAGCACGGTGATCGGCATGATGAAGGTCGTCAGCATCACCAGCCAGAGGCTGATGCCGTCGATGCCGACGTTGTAGTTCATCTGGAAGTAGTCACCAATGCTGATCCAGTTGGCGAACTCGGTGTAATGCATGCCACCTGAGGTCTTGAAGACCGGATCGAAGGCCAGGGGCAGGCTGATGAAGAAGGTGATCAGGGTGAAGACCAAGGTCAGTCCCTTGAGGACCGCCTCATTCTCACGCGGGATCAGGAGGACGACGATCATCCCCAGCAGGGGGAAGAAGGTCATCAGGCTCAGAAGATGCTCGGACATGAAACTCGCTCCTTGCGTTGCGCTTTTTCTGTAAACCCCAAAAGCCTGGATATCAGACGATATAGACGGCGACGATGATGACCATGCCGATGACCATGGTCATGGCGTAACCGTGGATCTGGCCGGTCTGCCAGAACCGCAGGGCGCGGCTCAGGCCCTGTACCAGCCAGCCCGTGCCGTTGACGATGCCGTCGATGATCGGCAGGTCGAACCCTTTCCAGCAGTAGCGGCCGAGCCGCTTGGTGGCGTTGACGAACAGGCCGTCATAGAGCTCGTCGACGAACCACTTGTTGAAGATCGCCACGTAGAGCCACTTGAACCGGGCCACCAGCACCGCCGGCAGGCCGGGGTTCTTCACGTACATCAGCCAGGCGAGGAAGATGCCGACCAGGGCCACACCGATGGAGGCGCCCATCAGCGGGAACTCGTAGGCGTGCAGGGCATGCTGGCTGTGGATGCCGAACAGCTCCTGGGTATGCTCGAAGACCGGCGCCAGGAAATGCTCGAAGTGGTTGGCGCCGCCCAGCGCCTTCGGAATGCCTATCCAGCCGCCGACCAGCGCCAGCGCGCCGAGAACGATCAGCGGCAGGGTGATGACGAACGGCGACTCGTGCACGTGGTCCTTGGCCCGGGCATCGGTCCGCTGCTCGCCGAAGAAGGTCATGAAGACCAGGCGGAACATGTAGAAGGCGGTCATGCCGGCGGCGGTGAAGCCGATCAGCCAGAGAATCCAGCCGCCGCGGGTCGAGGAGAAGGCCCACCAGAGGATCTCGTCCTTGGAGAAGAAGCCCGACAGGCCAGGAATGCCGGCGATCGCCAGGGTCGACACAAGGAAGGTCGCGAAGGTAATCGGCATCTTCTTGCGCAGCCCGCCCATGTTCCGCATATCCTGAGGATCGTCATGCAGATGGGCATGATGATAGGCGTGGTGCATGGCGTGGATGACCGAGCCGGAGCCGAGGAAGAGGCAGGCCTTGAAGAAGGCATGGGTCATCAGGTGGAAGATGCCGGCGGAAAAGGCGCCGACGCCCATGGCCAGGAACATGTAGCCGAGCTGGGAGACGGTCGAATAGGCCAGCACACGCTTGATGTCGTTCTGCGCCAGGCCGATGGAGGCGGCGAAGATGGCGGTGGCGGCACCGACGATGGCCACGACCATCATGGTGTCGGGAGCCATGGCGAACAGGGTGTTCATCCGGCCGATCATGTAGACACCGGCGGTGACCATGGTGGCGGCGTGGATCAGGGCCGAAACCGGGGTCGGACCTTCCATGGCGTCCGGAAGCCAGGTGTAGAGCGGAATCTGCGCCGACTTGCCGGTGGCGCCAAGGAAGAAGCAGAGGGTGACGATGGTCACCACCACGCCCCCGGCGGGCAGCAGGTGAGCGTTTTCGGCGATCTTGGTAAACTGCACCGTCCACACGCCATGCTCGCCCAGGGCCCAGAAGAGGGTGAACAGGCCGACCAGAAAACCGAAGTCACCGACACGGTTGACGACGAAGGCCTTCTTGGCGGCGTCGCCGGCGCTCTTCTTCTCGAAGTAGTAGCCGATCAGCAGGTAGGAGCAGAGACCGACACCTTCCCAGCCGACGAACATCACCAGGGCGTTGTTGCCCAGGACCAGCATCAGCATCGAGAAGCAGAAGAGGTTCAGGTAGGAGAAGTAGCGATAGAACCCTTCCTCGCCGTGCATGTAGCCGTTGGAGTAGAGGTGGATCAGGGAACCGACACCGGTCACCACCATGATCATCAGGGCGGAGAGCGGATCGAGCAGGAAGCCCCAGTCAATCTGCAGCTTGCCCGCGCTCATCCACGAGGCGATGATCACTTCATGCACCTTCTGCGGGTCTTCCAGCAGGCGGAAGAAGAGCATGCAGG
Coding sequences:
- a CDS encoding NADH-quinone oxidoreductase subunit M, with the protein product MSEHLLSLMTFFPLLGMIVVLLIPRENEAVLKGLTLVFTLITFFISLPLAFDPVFKTSGGMHYTEFANWISIGDYFQMNYNVGIDGISLWLVMLTTFIMPITVLSTWQAVEKNVKGFMALLLLLETAMLGAFISLDLFLFYVFWELMLIPMYFLIGIWGGAKRIYSAIKFFIYTAVGSLLMLVAIIFVYYFAQKSGVPFDQGFSITHFYQVNIPAQYQLWLFLAFAFSFAIKVPMFPVHTWLPDAHTDAPTAGSVILAAILLKMGTYGYVRFAMPLFPDALQQCLPVLAFLSVVGIIYGALVAMVQEDVKRLVAYSSVSHLGFVMLGIFALNLQGMAGGMMQMINHGISTGALFLIVGFIYERRHTRLIAEFGGLAKQMPVFATIFMIVTFSSIGLPGTNGFVGEFMIMIGAFESELRWFTVFAATGVIFAAVYMLWMFQRVMFGELKNPANKELKDLSLREVVLMLPLLLFVFWIGVYPNTFLEKMNPALEQLIGQIKGKQQVAVVETVQPAQHKVD
- the nuoL gene encoding NADH-quinone oxidoreductase subunit L, yielding MQDYSLIWLIPFFPLVGSIINGLLGKKIKNEKVIGTIATGAIGLSFVVSCMLFFRLLEDPQKVHEVIIASWMSAGKLQIDWGFLLDPLSALMIMVVTGVGSLIHLYSNGYMHGEEGFYRYFSYLNLFCFSMLMLVLGNNALVMFVGWEGVGLCSYLLIGYYFEKKSAGDAAKKAFVVNRVGDFGFLVGLFTLFWALGEHGVWTVQFTKIAENAHLLPAGGVVVTIVTLCFFLGATGKSAQIPLYTWLPDAMEGPTPVSALIHAATMVTAGVYMIGRMNTLFAMAPDTMMVVAIVGAATAIFAASIGLAQNDIKRVLAYSTVSQLGYMFLAMGVGAFSAGIFHLMTHAFFKACLFLGSGSVIHAMHHAYHHAHLHDDPQDMRNMGGLRKKMPITFATFLVSTLAIAGIPGLSGFFSKDEILWWAFSSTRGGWILWLIGFTAAGMTAFYMFRLVFMTFFGEQRTDARAKDHVHESPFVITLPLIVLGALALVGGWIGIPKALGGANHFEHFLAPVFEHTQELFGIHSQHALHAYEFPLMGASIGVALVGIFLAWLMYVKNPGLPAVLVARFKWLYVAIFNKWFVDELYDGLFVNATKRLGRYCWKGFDLPIIDGIVNGTGWLVQGLSRALRFWQTGQIHGYAMTMVIGMVIIVAVYIV